The Thermanaerovibrio acidaminovorans DSM 6589 genome contains a region encoding:
- a CDS encoding MFS transporter, with protein MRGLFRSLRHRNFRLFFMGQSVSLTGFWMQKVATGWLVYRLTDSPMALGTVDFAGSIPMLFLTPFTGAVLDRLDLRRTLFVCQALCALQALALGILTLAGVISFWHVVLLSAAMGVINSFEMPTRHSMVPQLLDNRDDLGNALALNSSLFNLARLVGPSVAGFAIAKLGEGICFLANGVSYLATLKALTMMNLPRVDRPASRSSTLDDLLAGWRYGMENRTIRSVLLTLSALSFFAFPYLVMLPAVARDVLRGDSVTLGLLTSATGVGGLTGALFMAWASGMDLKRLLPTAVLAFGLSLTAFGASRVTGLSMISVACAGFSMVMCLIGSNTLLQLNAEDSKRSRVMSLYILAVMGMGPFGSLIIGGLSKALGVSMGIALGGVLTLLSGGLLMTSLRNR; from the coding sequence ATGAGAGGACTTTTCAGATCCCTTAGGCACCGGAACTTCCGGCTCTTCTTCATGGGCCAGTCGGTTTCCCTCACCGGCTTTTGGATGCAGAAGGTGGCCACCGGATGGCTGGTCTACCGGCTCACTGACTCCCCCATGGCGCTGGGGACCGTGGACTTCGCGGGCTCCATCCCCATGCTGTTCCTCACCCCCTTCACCGGGGCGGTGCTGGACCGGCTGGACCTGAGGAGGACGCTGTTCGTATGCCAGGCCCTCTGCGCCCTCCAGGCCCTGGCGCTGGGGATCCTCACCCTGGCGGGAGTAATATCATTCTGGCACGTGGTGCTCCTCAGCGCCGCCATGGGGGTCATAAACTCCTTCGAGATGCCCACCCGCCACTCCATGGTGCCCCAGCTGCTGGACAACCGGGATGACCTGGGCAACGCCCTGGCGCTGAACTCCTCCCTCTTCAACCTGGCCCGGCTGGTGGGCCCCTCGGTGGCGGGCTTCGCCATAGCGAAGCTGGGGGAGGGGATCTGCTTCCTGGCCAACGGGGTCTCCTACCTGGCAACCCTCAAGGCCCTCACCATGATGAACCTCCCCAGGGTGGATCGCCCAGCCAGCAGGTCCTCCACCCTGGATGACCTGCTGGCGGGTTGGCGGTACGGGATGGAGAACCGCACCATCCGGTCGGTCCTGCTGACCCTATCGGCCCTCTCCTTCTTCGCCTTCCCCTACCTGGTGATGCTCCCTGCGGTGGCCCGGGACGTCCTCCGGGGGGACAGCGTAACCCTGGGGCTCCTCACCTCCGCCACCGGGGTCGGGGGGCTCACCGGGGCCCTCTTCATGGCCTGGGCCAGCGGGATGGACCTCAAGAGGCTACTCCCCACCGCGGTGCTGGCCTTTGGCCTTTCGCTTACCGCCTTCGGGGCCTCCAGGGTCACCGGGCTATCCATGATCTCTGTGGCCTGCGCCGGGTTCTCCATGGTGATGTGCCTCATCGGCAGCAACACCCTCCTGCAGCTCAACGCGGAGGACTCCAAGCGGAGCCGGGTCATGAGCCTCTACATCCTGGCGGTAATGGGCATGGGCCCCTTTGGGAGCCTGATCATCGGCGGGCTCTCCAAGGCCCTGGGGGTCTCCATGGGGATAGCCCTGGGCGGGGTGCTCACCCTGCTCTCCGGGGGGCTACTCATGACGAGCCTCAGGAACCGATAG
- a CDS encoding DMT family transporter, with product MLGLFLGLVTACFWAISPILLKVGMRGVRREDVNPMRSFGFLLGMTLIALLTRSGGFVPNGALAAVMVVLNVVLGNYLGDQLYFGAIKELGVSRAVSVGSSYPLMVTLVSVLWLKERPGVLHLMATGLIVLGLVLLKMEPHREGERVYPIGGYIKALGAAACWGVSIPMTRWLVTAGGLSPVGANWWRSLTLVVVAWGLWFRGPGSRPERRRALARIPLKTWLILNVAGAIGLALGGYTFAVALTMSPASLITPITASSPIITALVAVAFMGERLARHQWIGVGMVVLGSAIIGAL from the coding sequence ATGTTAGGCCTGTTTCTTGGATTAGTTACCGCCTGTTTTTGGGCCATATCCCCCATACTTTTAAAGGTCGGGATGAGGGGGGTCCGGCGGGAGGACGTGAACCCCATGAGGTCCTTCGGGTTCCTTCTGGGGATGACCCTCATAGCCCTCCTGACCCGCTCCGGGGGGTTCGTGCCCAACGGGGCACTGGCGGCGGTGATGGTGGTGCTGAACGTGGTGCTAGGGAACTACCTGGGGGACCAGCTCTACTTCGGGGCCATAAAGGAGCTTGGGGTGAGCCGGGCGGTGTCGGTGGGCAGCTCCTATCCCCTGATGGTGACTTTGGTGTCCGTCCTGTGGCTCAAGGAGAGGCCCGGGGTGCTACACCTGATGGCCACGGGGCTGATCGTGCTGGGGCTGGTGCTCCTCAAGATGGAGCCTCATCGGGAAGGGGAGAGGGTCTACCCCATAGGGGGCTACATAAAGGCCCTTGGGGCCGCCGCCTGCTGGGGGGTGAGCATCCCCATGACCCGGTGGCTGGTCACCGCCGGCGGGCTCTCGCCGGTGGGGGCCAACTGGTGGAGGTCCCTTACGCTGGTGGTGGTGGCCTGGGGGCTCTGGTTCAGGGGGCCCGGGTCGAGACCGGAGAGGCGCCGGGCCCTGGCCCGGATACCCCTCAAGACCTGGCTGATCCTGAACGTGGCGGGGGCCATAGGGCTAGCCCTGGGGGGCTACACCTTCGCGGTGGCCCTCACCATGTCCCCCGCGTCGCTGATAACCCCCATAACCGCCTCCAGCCCCATAATCACCGCCCTAGTGGCGGTGGCCTTCATGGGGGAGAGGCTGGCCAGGCATCAGTGGATCGGGGTGGGCATGGTGGTCCTGGGCTCCGCCATCATCGGGGCCCTCTAG
- a CDS encoding nucleoside recognition domain-containing protein: MSGSGGLEFLLESIQRGVKLGLRTTWTLVKISVPVYVVVSLLGATPALGWVARLFGPLMGIFGLPGEAAMVLVVGNAINLYAAIGAMKALDLTGYQVTTLALMLSFSHNLFVEGALCRKMGVSFWLMAAIRLGMASAAGLLMGTLGGA, encoded by the coding sequence TTGAGCGGATCTGGCGGGTTGGAGTTCCTTTTGGAGTCCATCCAGCGGGGGGTTAAGTTGGGGCTAAGGACCACCTGGACGCTGGTGAAGATATCGGTGCCGGTCTACGTGGTGGTGTCCCTCCTGGGGGCCACGCCGGCTTTGGGGTGGGTGGCCAGGCTCTTTGGCCCCCTGATGGGGATCTTCGGCCTGCCCGGGGAGGCCGCCATGGTGCTGGTGGTGGGGAACGCCATAAATCTCTACGCCGCCATAGGGGCCATGAAGGCCCTGGATCTCACCGGTTACCAGGTGACCACCCTGGCGCTGATGCTGTCCTTTTCCCACAACCTCTTCGTGGAGGGGGCCCTGTGCCGCAAGATGGGGGTCTCCTTCTGGCTCATGGCGGCCATCCGGTTGGGCATGGCGTCCGCCGCGGGGCTTTTGATGGGCACGTTAGGGGGTGCGTGA
- a CDS encoding nucleoside recognition domain-containing protein has product MDLALKIALGAMRSVKNLAVVVIPLMILMQLARDYRLMERLLGAFAPVSRALGMSKRASLPLLVGLAFGLAYGAGVIIQASEEEGLSLRDRFLVILFLVGCHAVVEDTLVFVAVGANGWLLITARILAASAITVLCARFLPRSAFRVKVDPHGDRCGG; this is encoded by the coding sequence GTGGATCTGGCGTTGAAGATAGCCCTTGGGGCTATGAGGTCCGTGAAGAACCTGGCGGTGGTGGTGATCCCCCTGATGATCTTGATGCAGCTGGCCAGGGACTACCGGCTGATGGAGCGGCTATTAGGGGCCTTCGCGCCGGTCTCCCGGGCCCTCGGGATGTCCAAGCGGGCGTCGCTGCCCCTCCTGGTTGGGCTCGCCTTCGGCCTGGCCTACGGGGCAGGGGTCATAATCCAGGCCTCGGAGGAGGAGGGGCTCAGCCTGAGGGACCGGTTCCTGGTGATCCTCTTCCTGGTGGGGTGTCATGCGGTGGTGGAGGACACCCTGGTATTCGTGGCGGTGGGGGCCAACGGCTGGCTCCTCATAACCGCCCGGATCCTGGCCGCCTCGGCCATAACCGTCCTTTGCGCCCGGTTCCTGCCCAGGAGCGCCTTCCGGGTCAAGGTGGATCCCCATGGGGACCGCTGCGGGGGGTAG
- a CDS encoding metallophosphoesterase: protein MGTAAGGRGLTLRRAYVGHAVAALATFALLAGGLFAYRRWVLPFDGALTALLLLAPVTGFSLLTPFLRRRLAGPIGDLVEDASYLAVPVGFLWGLLTWGLVALRCLGLWRAVSAVPLGALWRLIPAPWDLGLTLGVSVLAVAWGLGEASRVRVVRYVVGSDRLPPGTSIRVVQISDLHLGMVNDRAFVARLCETLRGLEPHLLVSTGDLLDGPPEGLRDLAEALASVPHPLGAYAVLGNHEHYAGLEEAMEFHRACGMRILRDQWVPVGPLRIVGVDDPGYLSGPGRSREEAELWGSVPEDGVFTLALKHRPTVHRCSAGRFQLMLCGHVHGGQIFPFTLLALSAYRHSKGLKRMKGPFEGSLVYVSAGTGTWGAPVRLMAPPEVTVFQLVHRSSELRGEEAE, encoded by the coding sequence ATGGGGACCGCTGCGGGGGGTAGGGGCCTCACGCTCCGGCGGGCCTACGTGGGCCATGCGGTGGCGGCGCTGGCCACCTTCGCCCTCCTTGCCGGCGGCCTCTTCGCCTACCGCCGGTGGGTGCTCCCCTTCGACGGGGCCCTGACCGCCCTCCTGCTCCTCGCCCCGGTCACCGGCTTCTCCCTCCTCACCCCCTTCCTCCGCCGGCGTCTTGCGGGTCCCATCGGGGACTTGGTGGAGGACGCATCCTACCTGGCGGTGCCGGTGGGGTTCCTGTGGGGGCTACTGACCTGGGGGCTGGTGGCCCTCCGGTGCCTTGGGCTCTGGCGGGCGGTGTCGGCGGTGCCTTTGGGGGCCCTGTGGCGCCTGATACCCGCCCCCTGGGACCTGGGATTGACCCTTGGGGTCTCGGTGCTGGCGGTGGCCTGGGGGCTCGGGGAGGCGTCCCGGGTGCGGGTGGTCCGGTACGTGGTGGGATCCGATCGACTCCCCCCGGGGACCTCCATAAGGGTGGTCCAGATATCGGATCTGCACCTGGGGATGGTGAACGATCGGGCCTTCGTGGCCAGGCTCTGCGAGACCTTGAGGGGGCTCGAGCCCCACCTGCTGGTCTCCACCGGGGACCTGTTGGACGGGCCGCCGGAGGGGCTTAGGGACCTGGCGGAGGCTCTGGCGTCGGTGCCGCACCCCCTGGGGGCCTACGCGGTGTTGGGCAACCACGAGCACTACGCGGGGTTGGAGGAGGCCATGGAGTTCCACCGGGCCTGCGGTATGCGGATCCTCCGGGACCAGTGGGTCCCGGTGGGGCCCCTTAGGATCGTGGGGGTGGACGATCCGGGCTACCTTTCGGGGCCCGGGAGGTCCCGGGAGGAGGCGGAGCTCTGGGGATCGGTGCCGGAGGACGGGGTCTTCACCCTGGCTCTGAAGCATAGGCCCACTGTCCACCGGTGTTCCGCCGGCAGGTTTCAGCTTATGCTATGCGGTCACGTGCACGGGGGGCAGATCTTCCCCTTCACCCTGCTGGCCCTGTCCGCCTACCGGCACTCCAAGGGGCTCAAGCGGATGAAGGGGCCCTTCGAAGGTAGCCTGGTCTACGTGAGCGCCGGCACCGGCACTTGGGGGGCTCCGGTGAGGCTGATGGCCCCCCCGGAGGTGACGGTGTTCCAGCTGGTCCACCGGAGCTCAGAGCTCCGGGGAGAGGAGGCGGAATGA
- the cls gene encoding cardiolipin synthase — MALRRGSIKRGTLLALLGLGLLLVILSNLPSFRLALGAIQRGWAHGGLIRELLGLVGRGYALARGALFNPLSVALYGVVIGAVILLENRNPDRTVAWLMALALVPLLGLVAYLLVGPKFASARALRRRHQELARHRRYPLEVEIPPSEFQGVARLLVRTNGAFPLAFQDPTILSDSASAFGAMFAALEEAKGYLHAQFFSLTSDGTGRRFAQLLTEARRRGVEVRLLYDGVGSWGLERDLLEELKAAGVRAVPFLPISFPMFRREFNYRNHRKILVVDGSVAFVGGFNVGDKYVGLAKGLSPWRDTMLRIRGDGALGLDDVFRRDWRFASGEELPLWNPPPAWGGPFVQVATGGPDSPGDPLKHAYLAAMGACRERLWLTTPYLVPGMEVMEAMRTAAMRGVDVRLVIPGRPDHRTVYFASRHHIGELLEAGVQVYRYQRGFIHAKTMIVDRELAAVGTLNLDVRSLEINYEVQAFIHHRRTVERLEADFVKDFMDSHLVTREEWASRGLWERLLDSSFRLLSPEL, encoded by the coding sequence ATGGCCCTGAGGAGGGGTAGCATCAAGCGGGGGACGTTGCTGGCCCTCCTGGGACTGGGGCTCCTCCTGGTGATCCTTTCGAACCTGCCGTCCTTCAGGCTGGCCCTGGGGGCCATCCAGCGGGGCTGGGCCCACGGGGGGCTGATCCGGGAGCTCCTGGGGCTGGTGGGACGGGGCTACGCCCTGGCCCGGGGGGCGCTTTTCAACCCCCTCTCGGTGGCCCTGTACGGGGTGGTCATTGGGGCGGTGATACTGCTGGAGAACCGGAACCCGGACCGGACGGTGGCCTGGCTCATGGCCCTGGCGCTGGTGCCCCTCCTGGGGCTGGTGGCCTACCTTCTGGTGGGCCCCAAGTTCGCCTCCGCCCGGGCCCTGAGGCGGCGGCACCAGGAGCTAGCTCGTCACCGAAGATACCCCCTCGAGGTGGAGATCCCCCCTTCGGAGTTTCAGGGGGTGGCCAGGCTTCTGGTCAGGACCAACGGGGCTTTTCCCCTGGCCTTCCAGGATCCTACCATCCTGTCCGATTCGGCCAGCGCCTTCGGCGCCATGTTCGCCGCCCTGGAGGAGGCCAAGGGGTACTTGCACGCCCAGTTCTTCTCCCTGACCAGCGACGGCACCGGCCGCAGGTTCGCCCAGCTGCTGACGGAGGCCCGCCGCCGGGGGGTGGAGGTGCGGCTCCTGTACGACGGGGTGGGAAGCTGGGGGCTCGAGAGGGACCTGCTGGAGGAGCTAAAGGCCGCGGGGGTCCGGGCGGTGCCGTTCCTGCCCATATCGTTCCCCATGTTCCGCCGGGAGTTCAACTACCGGAACCACCGGAAGATCCTGGTGGTGGACGGGTCCGTGGCCTTCGTGGGGGGCTTCAACGTGGGGGACAAGTACGTGGGGCTGGCCAAGGGGCTATCCCCCTGGCGGGACACCATGCTGAGGATCCGGGGGGACGGGGCCCTGGGGTTGGACGACGTGTTCCGTCGGGACTGGCGCTTCGCCTCCGGGGAGGAGCTTCCCCTTTGGAACCCGCCCCCCGCGTGGGGGGGGCCCTTCGTCCAGGTGGCCACCGGGGGCCCCGACTCGCCGGGGGACCCGCTCAAGCACGCCTACCTGGCCGCCATGGGGGCCTGCCGGGAGAGGCTGTGGCTCACCACCCCCTACCTGGTGCCCGGAATGGAGGTGATGGAGGCCATGAGGACCGCCGCCATGCGGGGGGTGGACGTGAGGCTGGTGATCCCCGGCAGGCCGGACCACCGGACCGTCTACTTCGCATCCAGGCACCACATAGGGGAGCTGCTGGAGGCGGGGGTCCAGGTATATCGGTATCAGCGGGGGTTCATCCACGCCAAGACCATGATCGTTGACCGGGAGCTGGCGGCGGTGGGGACCCTGAACCTGGACGTGAGGAGCCTGGAGATAAACTACGAGGTCCAGGCGTTCATCCACCACCGGCGGACGGTGGAGCGGCTGGAGGCGGACTTCGTGAAGGACTTCATGGACAGCCACCTGGTCACCCGGGAGGAGTGGGCCTCCCGGGGGCTGTGGGAGAGGCTACTGGACTCCTCATTCCGCCTCCTCTCCCCGGAGCTCTGA
- a CDS encoding Glu/Leu/Phe/Val family dehydrogenase, which translates to MTVVYDLYSMFVKQVERAEPYLGANSELLPIFLEPREVTEYTLPLRMSDGTIRPIKAWRSRHNNALGPYKGGVRFYREASREEIMALSGWMTVKCSAAGLPFGGSKGGVKVDPHQLDHEELERLARLYGMAIASDSGEEVEIPAPDVNTNPQIMAWMLDTFEKVRGISSPGAFTGKPPEVGGSQGRGEAGAMGGAFVLEKVLRRMGKDPRGMKVAIQGYGSLGITAHRALSAMGFRVVAITDSHGGVYREGGLDPEDLSSHKIMTGVLRDYRDADNITGDEIFGVDCHVLVPAALECAINDRTAPAVRAQIVLELANAPTTPEGDQILADKGTVVIPDVLANSGGVTVSYFEWVQCRSGEVWRHSKVVRKLKEKLKGAMWDTLELSETYGIPLRTAAFVRGVGRVLRAMKLKGVWP; encoded by the coding sequence ATGACGGTGGTCTACGATCTCTACTCCATGTTCGTTAAGCAGGTGGAGAGGGCGGAACCCTACCTGGGGGCCAACTCGGAGCTCCTTCCCATCTTCCTGGAGCCTCGGGAGGTGACCGAGTACACCCTCCCGCTTCGCATGTCCGACGGCACCATCCGGCCCATAAAGGCCTGGCGGAGCCGGCACAACAACGCCCTGGGTCCCTACAAGGGGGGCGTCCGGTTCTACCGGGAGGCCTCTCGGGAGGAGATCATGGCCCTATCGGGCTGGATGACCGTCAAGTGCTCCGCCGCGGGGCTCCCCTTCGGGGGCTCCAAGGGGGGGGTCAAGGTGGACCCCCACCAGCTGGACCACGAGGAGCTGGAGCGGCTGGCCCGGCTATACGGGATGGCCATCGCCTCCGACAGCGGGGAGGAGGTGGAGATCCCCGCCCCGGACGTGAACACCAACCCCCAGATAATGGCCTGGATGCTGGACACCTTCGAGAAGGTCCGGGGTATCAGCTCCCCCGGGGCCTTCACCGGCAAGCCACCGGAGGTGGGGGGCTCCCAGGGCCGGGGGGAGGCGGGGGCCATGGGGGGCGCCTTCGTGCTGGAGAAGGTGCTCCGCCGGATGGGCAAGGACCCCAGGGGAATGAAGGTGGCCATCCAGGGGTACGGCAGCCTGGGGATCACCGCCCACCGGGCGCTGAGCGCCATGGGGTTCAGGGTGGTGGCCATCACGGACAGCCACGGGGGGGTCTACCGGGAGGGGGGACTTGACCCGGAGGACCTTAGCTCCCACAAGATAATGACCGGGGTCCTAAGGGACTACCGGGACGCGGACAACATTACCGGGGACGAGATCTTCGGGGTGGACTGCCACGTGCTGGTCCCCGCCGCGCTGGAGTGCGCCATAAACGACCGGACCGCCCCAGCGGTGAGGGCCCAGATCGTGCTGGAGCTGGCCAACGCCCCCACCACGCCGGAGGGGGATCAGATCCTGGCGGACAAGGGTACGGTGGTGATCCCCGATGTGCTGGCCAACTCCGGGGGCGTCACGGTGAGCTACTTCGAGTGGGTCCAGTGCAGATCCGGGGAGGTATGGCGCCACTCAAAGGTGGTCCGTAAGCTGAAGGAGAAGCTGAAGGGGGCCATGTGGGACACCCTGGAGCTATCGGAGACCTACGGCATACCCCTGAGGACCGCCGCCTTCGTAAGGGGGGTGGGCAGGGTGCTCAGGGCAATGAAGCTCAAGGGGGTATGGCCCTGA